One genomic window of Ziziphus jujuba cultivar Dongzao chromosome 4, ASM3175591v1 includes the following:
- the LOC107417787 gene encoding disease resistance protein At4g27190 isoform X1 has protein sequence MHDVIHDVGISIAASEDFKMYNIRSNDELKKYLEDSNKLKDSIAISLGATVEHQFLPSSLNCAELRLLSMAREHCSLPDNFFEETKELRVLNLSFLSLETFPSSFLCLENLQVLHLFRVEIEDIHMIGELKKLKVLDLGGSQMKKLPEQIGQLTRLCKLDLSNCYNLKVVPPNVISRLVNLEELNMLHSFNNWKAEGEVFDENTSSSASLSEVKNLTRLTALYLEVPHVNMLPKDLFSTKLERYYIPLGGWGVDIMEGSRGLRLNFEFDTRRLLKECGFQMLLKRSENLHLERFHGLKNIVCDLDKEGGLSHLKALKVNGNHEIQYIVDSSPMEPNRLSDHSILPSLETFEFVGMENLEKICHGELKGAKSLRKLRQANVDLCKKLKNLLPFFIANNLEKIKIFHCLQMEEIVTLDSQDVINFEAVDRIEFPNLKYMQLWNLPQLTRFCSETDTSTGKPDQGQEGKEQLYHSDSSTTLFNQKVALPSLEVLDLGGLQFKRIWADQLPQTCQNLRELSVYWCNSLKYLLSFAIARYLVQLEKLIVEECDDMGKIIIIKKPTVTLDNSDDQLDIIEFPELKIIHLRYLPQIIQFCSQSCEGQGSDYEQVLLADSACSLFNEMVAFPSLEQLFLWNLKSVKRIWPNQLPETCKMHNLKTLHLRCCKSLKYVLPFAIAESLVQLEKLIISQCEGLEEIIMIKESKEEVEKIDKMLLSKLEYVDLKNLPNLTRFCSIETNICGLNFIPVVYISDCPKLFSRTAKEEEDKHMDLQEKISMRSPCADKKG, from the exons ATGCATGATGTGATTCACGATGTAGGAATATCGATTGCTGCATCGGAAGATTTCAAAATGTATAATATCAGAAGTAATGATGAGTTAAAAAAGTATCTAGAGGACAGCAACAAACTCAAAGACTCCATTGCAATTTCACTTGGTGCCACCGTTGAGCATCAATTTCTACCATCGAGTTTGAATTGTGCCGAGCTCCGCTTGCTTTCGATGGCAAGAGAACATTGTTCCCTTCCAGACAACTTTTTTGAAGAAACGAAAGAGCTCAGAGTCTTGAACCTGTCATTTCTAAGTTTGGAAACATTTCCTTCCTCCTTTCTTTGCCTTGAGAATCTTCAGGTCTTGCATTTGTTTCGAGTTGAAATAGAAGACATACACATGATTGGAGagctaaagaaattaaaagttcTTGACCTTGGGGGATCCCAAATGAAGAAACTGCCAGAGCAAATAGGACAATTGACACGTTTATGTAAGCTGGATTTGAGTAATTGTTACAATCTCAAAGTGGTTCCACCGAATGTGATATCAAGATTGGTTAATTTAGAAGAGTTGAATATGCTGCACAGCTTTAATAATTGGAAGGCTGAAGGAGAAGTCTTTGATGAAAATACTAGTAGTAGTGCCAGCCTTAGTGAGGTAAAGAATTTGACTAGGTTGACCGCTTTATATTTAGAGGTACCACATGTCAACATGCTGCCCAAAGATTTGTTTAGTACAAAATTGGAAAGATATTACATACCTTTAGGGGGTTGGGGGGTAGACATTATGGAAGGTTCAAGAGGATTGAGACTCAATTTTGAATTCGATACAAGAAGGCTATTAAAGGAGTGTGGTTTTCAAATGCTGTTGAAAAGGTCAGAAAATCTGCACCTAGAGAGATTTCATGGTTTGAAAAACATTGTTTGTGACTTAGATAAGGAGGGTGGTCTTTCACATTTGAAAGCTCTCAAAGTCAATGGGAATCATGAAATCCAATACATCGTTGACTCCTCACCAATGGAGCCCAATCGTCTTTCTGATCATAGCATCTTACCGAGTTTAGAGACATTTGAGTTTGTTGGAATGGAGAACTTAGAAAAGATATGCCATGGGGAACTCAAAGGTGCAAAGTCACTTCGAAAACTAAGACAGGCCAATGTGGATCTCTGTAAGAAATTGAAGAATTTGTTACCATTCTTCATTGCCAACAATcttgagaaaattaaaatattccaTTGCCTCCAGATGGAAGAGATAGTTACATTAGATAGCCAAGATGTAATAAACTTTGAAGCAGTGGATCGAATTGAATTTCCTAATCTTAAGTATATGCAACTTTGGAATCTACCACAACTTACTCGATTCTGCTCGGAGACTGACACAAGTACTGGTAAACCAGATCAAGGCCAAGAGGGTAAGGAGCAATTGTATCATTCGGATTCTTCCACCACACTTTTCAACCAAAAGGT TGCTCTTCCAAGCTTAGAAGTCTTGGATTTGGGAGGGCTGCAATTCAAAAGGATATGGGCAGACCAACTTCCGCAAACATGTCAAAATTTAAGAGAGTTGTCTGTTTACTGGTGCAATAGTTTAAAGTATCTGTTATCTTTCGCTATTGCCAGATACCTTGTACAACTTGAGAAGTTGATTGTGGAAGAATGTGATGACATGGGAAAGATAATAATCATAAAGAAACCAACAGTCACCCTTGACAATTCTGATGATCAATTAGATATAATTGAGTTTCCTGAACTAAAAATCATACATCTTCGATATCTACCCCAGATTATTCAATTCTGCTCGCAGTCTTGTGAAGGCCAAGGGAGTGACTATGAGCAGGTGTTGTTGGCAGATTCTGCATGCTCACTTTTCAACGAAatg GTTGCGTTCCCTAGCTTAGAACAGCTATTTTTATGGAATCTGAAATCCGTCAAACGGATATGGCCAAACCAGCTTCCAGAAACATGTAAGATGCATAATTTGAAAACATTGCATCTTAGGTGCTGCAAGAGCTTAAAGTATGTTTTACCATTTGCAATTGCCGAAAGCCTTGTACAGCTTGAGAAGTTAATAATTAGTCAATGTGAGGGGCTGGAAGagataataatgataaaggAATCAAAAGAAGAAGTTGAAAAGATTGACAAAATGCTGCTCTCTAAACTAGAATATGTAGATCTAAAGAATCTCCCAAATCTTACAAGATTCTGCTCTATTGAAACTAATATCTGTGGCCTTAACTTCATACCCGTAGTTTATATAAGTGATTGCCCAAAGCTGTTTAGTCGCACTGCtaaggaagaagaagacaagCATATGGACTTGCAAGAGAAGATCAGTATGCGTTCACCTTGCGCTGATAAAAAAG GTTGA
- the LOC107417787 gene encoding disease resistance protein At4g27190 isoform X4, translated as MHDVIHDVGISIAASEDFKMYNIRSNDELKKYLEDSNKLKDSIAISLGATVEHQFLPSSLNCAELRLLSMAREHCSLPDNFFEETKELRVLNLSFLSLETFPSSFLCLENLQVLHLFRVEIEDIHMIGELKKLKVLDLGGSQMKKLPEQIGQLTRLCKLDLSNCYNLKVVPPNVISRLVNLEELNMLHSFNNWKAEGEVFDENTSSSASLSEVKNLTRLTALYLEVPHVNMLPKDLFSTKLERYYIPLGGWGVDIMEGSRGLRLNFEFDTRRLLKECGFQMLLKRSENLHLERFHGLKNIVCDLDKEGGLSHLKALKVNGNHEIQYIVDSSPMEPNRLSDHSILPSLETFEFVGMENLEKICHGELKGAKSLRKLRQANVDLCKKLKNLLPFFIANNLEKIKIFHCLQMEEIVTLDSQDVINFEAVDRIEFPNLKYMQLWNLPQLTRFCSETDTSTGKPDQGQEGKEQLYHSDSSTTLFNQKVAFPSLEQLFLWNLKSVKRIWPNQLPETCKMHNLKTLHLRCCKSLKYVLPFAIAESLVQLEKLIISQCEGLEEIIMIKESKEEVEKIDKMLLSKLEYVDLKNLPNLTRFCSIETNICGLNFIPVVYISDCPKLFSRTAKEEEDKHMDLQEKISMRSPCADKKG; from the exons ATGCATGATGTGATTCACGATGTAGGAATATCGATTGCTGCATCGGAAGATTTCAAAATGTATAATATCAGAAGTAATGATGAGTTAAAAAAGTATCTAGAGGACAGCAACAAACTCAAAGACTCCATTGCAATTTCACTTGGTGCCACCGTTGAGCATCAATTTCTACCATCGAGTTTGAATTGTGCCGAGCTCCGCTTGCTTTCGATGGCAAGAGAACATTGTTCCCTTCCAGACAACTTTTTTGAAGAAACGAAAGAGCTCAGAGTCTTGAACCTGTCATTTCTAAGTTTGGAAACATTTCCTTCCTCCTTTCTTTGCCTTGAGAATCTTCAGGTCTTGCATTTGTTTCGAGTTGAAATAGAAGACATACACATGATTGGAGagctaaagaaattaaaagttcTTGACCTTGGGGGATCCCAAATGAAGAAACTGCCAGAGCAAATAGGACAATTGACACGTTTATGTAAGCTGGATTTGAGTAATTGTTACAATCTCAAAGTGGTTCCACCGAATGTGATATCAAGATTGGTTAATTTAGAAGAGTTGAATATGCTGCACAGCTTTAATAATTGGAAGGCTGAAGGAGAAGTCTTTGATGAAAATACTAGTAGTAGTGCCAGCCTTAGTGAGGTAAAGAATTTGACTAGGTTGACCGCTTTATATTTAGAGGTACCACATGTCAACATGCTGCCCAAAGATTTGTTTAGTACAAAATTGGAAAGATATTACATACCTTTAGGGGGTTGGGGGGTAGACATTATGGAAGGTTCAAGAGGATTGAGACTCAATTTTGAATTCGATACAAGAAGGCTATTAAAGGAGTGTGGTTTTCAAATGCTGTTGAAAAGGTCAGAAAATCTGCACCTAGAGAGATTTCATGGTTTGAAAAACATTGTTTGTGACTTAGATAAGGAGGGTGGTCTTTCACATTTGAAAGCTCTCAAAGTCAATGGGAATCATGAAATCCAATACATCGTTGACTCCTCACCAATGGAGCCCAATCGTCTTTCTGATCATAGCATCTTACCGAGTTTAGAGACATTTGAGTTTGTTGGAATGGAGAACTTAGAAAAGATATGCCATGGGGAACTCAAAGGTGCAAAGTCACTTCGAAAACTAAGACAGGCCAATGTGGATCTCTGTAAGAAATTGAAGAATTTGTTACCATTCTTCATTGCCAACAATcttgagaaaattaaaatattccaTTGCCTCCAGATGGAAGAGATAGTTACATTAGATAGCCAAGATGTAATAAACTTTGAAGCAGTGGATCGAATTGAATTTCCTAATCTTAAGTATATGCAACTTTGGAATCTACCACAACTTACTCGATTCTGCTCGGAGACTGACACAAGTACTGGTAAACCAGATCAAGGCCAAGAGGGTAAGGAGCAATTGTATCATTCGGATTCTTCCACCACACTTTTCAACCAAAAG GTTGCGTTCCCTAGCTTAGAACAGCTATTTTTATGGAATCTGAAATCCGTCAAACGGATATGGCCAAACCAGCTTCCAGAAACATGTAAGATGCATAATTTGAAAACATTGCATCTTAGGTGCTGCAAGAGCTTAAAGTATGTTTTACCATTTGCAATTGCCGAAAGCCTTGTACAGCTTGAGAAGTTAATAATTAGTCAATGTGAGGGGCTGGAAGagataataatgataaaggAATCAAAAGAAGAAGTTGAAAAGATTGACAAAATGCTGCTCTCTAAACTAGAATATGTAGATCTAAAGAATCTCCCAAATCTTACAAGATTCTGCTCTATTGAAACTAATATCTGTGGCCTTAACTTCATACCCGTAGTTTATATAAGTGATTGCCCAAAGCTGTTTAGTCGCACTGCtaaggaagaagaagacaagCATATGGACTTGCAAGAGAAGATCAGTATGCGTTCACCTTGCGCTGATAAAAAAG GTTGA
- the LOC107417787 gene encoding disease resistance protein At4g27190 isoform X3, giving the protein MHDVIHDVGISIAASEDFKMYNIRSNDELKKYLEDSNKLKDSIAISLGATVEHQFLPSSLNCAELRLLSMAREHCSLPDNFFEETKELRVLNLSFLSLETFPSSFLCLENLQVLHLFRVEIEDIHMIGELKKLKVLDLGGSQMKKLPEQIGQLTRLCKLDLSNCYNLKVVPPNVISRLVNLEELNMLHSFNNWKAEGEVFDENTSSSASLSEVKNLTRLTALYLEVPHVNMLPKDLFSTKLERYYIPLGGWGVDIMEGSRGLRLNFEFDTRRLLKECGFQMLLKRSENLHLERFHGLKNIVCDLDKEGGLSHLKALKVNGNHEIQYIVDSSPMEPNRLSDHSILPSLETFEFVGMENLEKICHGELKGAKSLRKLRQANVDLCKKLKNLLPFFIANNLEKIKIFHCLQMEEIVTLDSQDVINFEAVDRIEFPNLKYMQLWNLPQLTRFCSETDTSTGKPDQGQEGKEQLYHSDSSTTLFNQKIIQFCSQSCEGQGSDYEQVAFPSLEQLFLWNLKSVKRIWPNQLPETCKMHNLKTLHLRCCKSLKYVLPFAIAESLVQLEKLIISQCEGLEEIIMIKESKEEVEKIDKMLLSKLEYVDLKNLPNLTRFCSIETNICGLNFIPVVYISDCPKLFSRTAKEEEDKHMDLQEKISMRSPCADKKG; this is encoded by the exons ATGCATGATGTGATTCACGATGTAGGAATATCGATTGCTGCATCGGAAGATTTCAAAATGTATAATATCAGAAGTAATGATGAGTTAAAAAAGTATCTAGAGGACAGCAACAAACTCAAAGACTCCATTGCAATTTCACTTGGTGCCACCGTTGAGCATCAATTTCTACCATCGAGTTTGAATTGTGCCGAGCTCCGCTTGCTTTCGATGGCAAGAGAACATTGTTCCCTTCCAGACAACTTTTTTGAAGAAACGAAAGAGCTCAGAGTCTTGAACCTGTCATTTCTAAGTTTGGAAACATTTCCTTCCTCCTTTCTTTGCCTTGAGAATCTTCAGGTCTTGCATTTGTTTCGAGTTGAAATAGAAGACATACACATGATTGGAGagctaaagaaattaaaagttcTTGACCTTGGGGGATCCCAAATGAAGAAACTGCCAGAGCAAATAGGACAATTGACACGTTTATGTAAGCTGGATTTGAGTAATTGTTACAATCTCAAAGTGGTTCCACCGAATGTGATATCAAGATTGGTTAATTTAGAAGAGTTGAATATGCTGCACAGCTTTAATAATTGGAAGGCTGAAGGAGAAGTCTTTGATGAAAATACTAGTAGTAGTGCCAGCCTTAGTGAGGTAAAGAATTTGACTAGGTTGACCGCTTTATATTTAGAGGTACCACATGTCAACATGCTGCCCAAAGATTTGTTTAGTACAAAATTGGAAAGATATTACATACCTTTAGGGGGTTGGGGGGTAGACATTATGGAAGGTTCAAGAGGATTGAGACTCAATTTTGAATTCGATACAAGAAGGCTATTAAAGGAGTGTGGTTTTCAAATGCTGTTGAAAAGGTCAGAAAATCTGCACCTAGAGAGATTTCATGGTTTGAAAAACATTGTTTGTGACTTAGATAAGGAGGGTGGTCTTTCACATTTGAAAGCTCTCAAAGTCAATGGGAATCATGAAATCCAATACATCGTTGACTCCTCACCAATGGAGCCCAATCGTCTTTCTGATCATAGCATCTTACCGAGTTTAGAGACATTTGAGTTTGTTGGAATGGAGAACTTAGAAAAGATATGCCATGGGGAACTCAAAGGTGCAAAGTCACTTCGAAAACTAAGACAGGCCAATGTGGATCTCTGTAAGAAATTGAAGAATTTGTTACCATTCTTCATTGCCAACAATcttgagaaaattaaaatattccaTTGCCTCCAGATGGAAGAGATAGTTACATTAGATAGCCAAGATGTAATAAACTTTGAAGCAGTGGATCGAATTGAATTTCCTAATCTTAAGTATATGCAACTTTGGAATCTACCACAACTTACTCGATTCTGCTCGGAGACTGACACAAGTACTGGTAAACCAGATCAAGGCCAAGAGGGTAAGGAGCAATTGTATCATTCGGATTCTTCCACCACACTTTTCAACCAAAAG ATTATTCAATTCTGCTCGCAGTCTTGTGAAGGCCAAGGGAGTGACTATGAGCAG GTTGCGTTCCCTAGCTTAGAACAGCTATTTTTATGGAATCTGAAATCCGTCAAACGGATATGGCCAAACCAGCTTCCAGAAACATGTAAGATGCATAATTTGAAAACATTGCATCTTAGGTGCTGCAAGAGCTTAAAGTATGTTTTACCATTTGCAATTGCCGAAAGCCTTGTACAGCTTGAGAAGTTAATAATTAGTCAATGTGAGGGGCTGGAAGagataataatgataaaggAATCAAAAGAAGAAGTTGAAAAGATTGACAAAATGCTGCTCTCTAAACTAGAATATGTAGATCTAAAGAATCTCCCAAATCTTACAAGATTCTGCTCTATTGAAACTAATATCTGTGGCCTTAACTTCATACCCGTAGTTTATATAAGTGATTGCCCAAAGCTGTTTAGTCGCACTGCtaaggaagaagaagacaagCATATGGACTTGCAAGAGAAGATCAGTATGCGTTCACCTTGCGCTGATAAAAAAG GTTGA
- the LOC107417787 gene encoding disease resistance protein At4g27190 isoform X2 codes for MHDVIHDVGISIAASEDFKMYNIRSNDELKKYLEDSNKLKDSIAISLGATVEHQFLPSSLNCAELRLLSMAREHCSLPDNFFEETKELRVLNLSFLSLETFPSSFLCLENLQVLHLFRVEIEDIHMIGELKKLKVLDLGGSQMKKLPEQIGQLTRLCKLDLSNCYNLKVVPPNVISRLVNLEELNMLHSFNNWKAEGEVFDENTSSSASLSEVKNLTRLTALYLEVPHVNMLPKDLFSTKLERYYIPLGGWGVDIMEGSRGLRLNFEFDTRRLLKECGFQMLLKRSENLHLERFHGLKNIVCDLDKEGGLSHLKALKVNGNHEIQYIVDSSPMEPNRLSDHSILPSLETFEFVGMENLEKICHGELKGAKSLRKLRQANVDLCKKLKNLLPFFIANNLEKIKIFHCLQMEEIVTLDSQDVINFEAVDRIEFPNLKYMQLWNLPQLTRFCSETDTSTGKPDQGQEGKEQLYHSDSSTTLFNQKIIQFCSQSCEGQGSDYEQVLLADSACSLFNEMVAFPSLEQLFLWNLKSVKRIWPNQLPETCKMHNLKTLHLRCCKSLKYVLPFAIAESLVQLEKLIISQCEGLEEIIMIKESKEEVEKIDKMLLSKLEYVDLKNLPNLTRFCSIETNICGLNFIPVVYISDCPKLFSRTAKEEEDKHMDLQEKISMRSPCADKKG; via the exons ATGCATGATGTGATTCACGATGTAGGAATATCGATTGCTGCATCGGAAGATTTCAAAATGTATAATATCAGAAGTAATGATGAGTTAAAAAAGTATCTAGAGGACAGCAACAAACTCAAAGACTCCATTGCAATTTCACTTGGTGCCACCGTTGAGCATCAATTTCTACCATCGAGTTTGAATTGTGCCGAGCTCCGCTTGCTTTCGATGGCAAGAGAACATTGTTCCCTTCCAGACAACTTTTTTGAAGAAACGAAAGAGCTCAGAGTCTTGAACCTGTCATTTCTAAGTTTGGAAACATTTCCTTCCTCCTTTCTTTGCCTTGAGAATCTTCAGGTCTTGCATTTGTTTCGAGTTGAAATAGAAGACATACACATGATTGGAGagctaaagaaattaaaagttcTTGACCTTGGGGGATCCCAAATGAAGAAACTGCCAGAGCAAATAGGACAATTGACACGTTTATGTAAGCTGGATTTGAGTAATTGTTACAATCTCAAAGTGGTTCCACCGAATGTGATATCAAGATTGGTTAATTTAGAAGAGTTGAATATGCTGCACAGCTTTAATAATTGGAAGGCTGAAGGAGAAGTCTTTGATGAAAATACTAGTAGTAGTGCCAGCCTTAGTGAGGTAAAGAATTTGACTAGGTTGACCGCTTTATATTTAGAGGTACCACATGTCAACATGCTGCCCAAAGATTTGTTTAGTACAAAATTGGAAAGATATTACATACCTTTAGGGGGTTGGGGGGTAGACATTATGGAAGGTTCAAGAGGATTGAGACTCAATTTTGAATTCGATACAAGAAGGCTATTAAAGGAGTGTGGTTTTCAAATGCTGTTGAAAAGGTCAGAAAATCTGCACCTAGAGAGATTTCATGGTTTGAAAAACATTGTTTGTGACTTAGATAAGGAGGGTGGTCTTTCACATTTGAAAGCTCTCAAAGTCAATGGGAATCATGAAATCCAATACATCGTTGACTCCTCACCAATGGAGCCCAATCGTCTTTCTGATCATAGCATCTTACCGAGTTTAGAGACATTTGAGTTTGTTGGAATGGAGAACTTAGAAAAGATATGCCATGGGGAACTCAAAGGTGCAAAGTCACTTCGAAAACTAAGACAGGCCAATGTGGATCTCTGTAAGAAATTGAAGAATTTGTTACCATTCTTCATTGCCAACAATcttgagaaaattaaaatattccaTTGCCTCCAGATGGAAGAGATAGTTACATTAGATAGCCAAGATGTAATAAACTTTGAAGCAGTGGATCGAATTGAATTTCCTAATCTTAAGTATATGCAACTTTGGAATCTACCACAACTTACTCGATTCTGCTCGGAGACTGACACAAGTACTGGTAAACCAGATCAAGGCCAAGAGGGTAAGGAGCAATTGTATCATTCGGATTCTTCCACCACACTTTTCAACCAAAAG ATTATTCAATTCTGCTCGCAGTCTTGTGAAGGCCAAGGGAGTGACTATGAGCAGGTGTTGTTGGCAGATTCTGCATGCTCACTTTTCAACGAAatg GTTGCGTTCCCTAGCTTAGAACAGCTATTTTTATGGAATCTGAAATCCGTCAAACGGATATGGCCAAACCAGCTTCCAGAAACATGTAAGATGCATAATTTGAAAACATTGCATCTTAGGTGCTGCAAGAGCTTAAAGTATGTTTTACCATTTGCAATTGCCGAAAGCCTTGTACAGCTTGAGAAGTTAATAATTAGTCAATGTGAGGGGCTGGAAGagataataatgataaaggAATCAAAAGAAGAAGTTGAAAAGATTGACAAAATGCTGCTCTCTAAACTAGAATATGTAGATCTAAAGAATCTCCCAAATCTTACAAGATTCTGCTCTATTGAAACTAATATCTGTGGCCTTAACTTCATACCCGTAGTTTATATAAGTGATTGCCCAAAGCTGTTTAGTCGCACTGCtaaggaagaagaagacaagCATATGGACTTGCAAGAGAAGATCAGTATGCGTTCACCTTGCGCTGATAAAAAAG GTTGA